The Elaeis guineensis isolate ETL-2024a chromosome 12, EG11, whole genome shotgun sequence sequence aaaaatgagagagagagagagaggagaaaaagaaaaaaaatagaatactctcttcccttctctctctctctcttctacacTCTCTCTCCATGTTCTTACTTTATCTCTCTAGATATCTATGGATCAATGGAGAATTTAGAATCTACACAAACCTAGATTAATTGATTGATCCTAGGAGGAGTCCCACACCTGTAGTATTATAACCACCTATCTTAATATTTCCACCATCcaccatcattttttatttttatattgacATTGATTATGTAAAGGTGCAACAGTCTACACAAAAAGATGTCCCACAAAACATCTTATCTCGGAGTTTGTAGATCAAGAAATTGATCCATTGTTGTGCTTGAGTCTAAAATCGATGAAGATAAGGATCCCTTTACATGATCacctatatgtatgtatatatattttttgtattatgTGTGAGGATTTGATTTTGTGCCAAATGATTATCGTTAGAGTATAATTATTGATATGAGAATACATAAGTATATGGTTctttattatatacatatatcacatattgatTGTTTGGTATAAGACATCAGCTATTCTAAAATTGAGCAAGaaatataattcaaaattattGAATAGTTTATTAATTGTGTAAGTGGATTTGTACTGGCCATGATGTGAACTATTAGTCGGGGGCTATATTGTGATATCTTGGATTGTCAATTATAGATCAAACCATGATATCTTGGTTTGCCATTGTAGCCCAAAATATGGATATCTTGGTTTGCCACCATGGGTCGAAGTACGAAAATCTTGATTTGCCACTGTGGGTCAAAGTACAGATATTTTGATTTGCTACCATAGATTGAAGTATGAATTATGGTTTATCAATTAGAGATCGAGGTGTAGTTGTGGTTAGTTGAAAACTGAAAGATAACTATTGGCTTGAATCATATTATTGAGATGCGAATGATAAGTCAGATGAAACTActgatgatatttttttctttcagagtTGTAGGATGCATAACATTGATCGGGATGGACATGAAGCTTCGAGTGCTGAAGTTTTTAGTTAGTTAGTTGATTTTCTAATACTAAATAGACAtttgaattttataaattttattatttgataataatatatttatttatttaatgatTAGTTTGATGATTCTTGGAGATCTTGTTATACTATAGATTGAGCATGACCTTTAGGATTTATTTTTAGGTTATTTGGCCATGTCACATGGTCAACCTAGGTGATAGATTTGGGTGCGACAATGCATCTTTGAGGAACGTCAATGTTGGAAAAGCTCTGGTGAGAAATTCCTAGTATCGTCCTCCAAAAAAATTGTTTTACTATTAATTAAAACTTGACATTATCTTTCAATGAAATGGTTTTACCTGTTAATGAATCTAAACATTGTATGGTAGTCCCGAGCATGTGGTTGGACTTTCGATCCATGGTTTCTGCAGACCTAATGATAAAAATACTATTAGTGTTAGGAAAAAGATCAATTAAACTGTTATTATGGGAGCTGTTACGATGGTTATCGTGAGTACCTCAGATGGGCATGCTAATCATGGGACATCTCAGATCTTCAAGCTATCTCCAAAATCGTTGACTTAAGAGCAGAGCCATATATAGTGCAGAGTAGTTTGCGTTTGGTCTATCGTAGAGTCTATCCGGCATATTTTGTTGCCTTGGCAGACCGATCCCTTAGTGCGTGGGCTGTTCCTGTTATCACAGTCGATTTACTTCATAATGTACGCAACAGCTGTCCATCTTGAGTAGATAGACTCAGGCATAACTAACTCCCTTAATCTCACAGGAATCATTGAGGGCTGAAATATCTCATCCGTTATGGCATGTTGAACAACTCTGCAATCTCGAGATCTCATAATCTTTATATAGCTGTGTGACCAGCTGTTCGAcagccttctatataagcaaccaaaACTCTGAGGACCAAGGTAAGCCAatcaatccctctcagagaactcaTTGCTGCTCATGTTATTCTCTGAATCTaacttaagcgtcggaggatcCTCGTCAGAGCGAAAATCTCTGATTTGGACTTATTTTGTAGATTACTCCAGCGCCAGCATCTCTACACGAGGCTCAGCCACCTTCTGTCTGACCTCGATCGAATCGAGCACCAACAGATGGAGAAAGAGCGTAATCTTTATTATGCCTCCAAAATAAGCATCATCCCGGCTCTCCAACGCCGTCACTTCTCGTCGGACGGAGAGTCAAACCAACAGTCGGGTGCAGCAACCAATGATTTGAGACTCCCCCGTCAGTCCAGTCAGCACTGGTCATGGTGGATCAATTCAACCTGCTCTTCCAACTGGTCCAAAACTTGATGGCCACCATTTAGGTGGTCCAGACTATTCTGACACCTCCTCCAACGGCACTGCAGCCTGCTCAGGCTGCCCCTGCACCTCCTTCAGTGGTGCAACCAGTGGCCTTCTCGACAGCACCATCGACGCCTCCTGTGGTGCTGCCCCCATCGAATCCAATTCCGCACTTAGCTCCTCAGCCACCACCATGGCCAGAGCTGTGTATGCCTCCTCAGAGCCCAGAGAGGAGGCACACTCATCAGAGCCATTCCAGGACCCAGTAGCTAGTCAAACGGAGATCTCCTAGTCTGTGATCggggcatgattcaacccccgaTCGTCATGCTCCATAGCATTCTGAGGTCTACACCATCctagatcttgatattgaaaggtGATTCCAAATGCTCGACAAATAGATGGAAAAGAGGATTGAGAATGCACTCAACAATAATCACTCCTCGATGCAACACCTACGAGGGGTTTAATAGTGAGCCACCCTTCATCTCGAGGATAGTGCAAGATCCACTCTCTCAACACTTCAAATTGCCTCAACTAGAGATCTATGATGGGATTACTGACCCCGTCAACCACTTGAAAACCTTCAAGGTAGCAATGCTTCTCTAGGGAATATCTGATGCGATCCTCTGTCAAGCGTTCCCTCCGACTTTCAAAGAGATGGCTCGATAGTGATACTCAAGTTTGAAGCTGGCTTCCATCCACTCTTTTAAAGATCTATGTCGGTCTTTCGTCAGCCACTTTATCAGCAGCCGACAGCAGCAGAAGCAATCCGACTATCTCCAcaccatcaagcagaaggagggcgaGTCGATTCATGCTTATGTTAACTATTTCAATGCGACGACTCTGGAGGTCTATGATCTAGATCAATCGACCGCGATGGCTGTGATGATGGGCAGCCTACTGAGGAATGACTTGAAGAAGTCATTGACCAAGACTTATCCCTGAGATTTTTCGGACATGCTTGCTCGTGCAAAGAAGTATGCCCGTATAGAAGAGGTCTTTGCAGAAGAAACCCCCATCAGTTCTGTTACAGCAGGACAAAATAAAGAGCACTCTCTAAGATGAGAGGGGAGAAACTGCCAGTACTCTTGGTCTCCATTCCAAAGGTGGAGGAACGGGGGCTGAAATTGTCGATCTCGAAGTCCTTAGAGAATGGATTGACAACCCTCAGCCCCAAATGTTATAATAATTATACGTCCGTAACTATTTTCAGGGGGGAGGTGTTAATGGAGGTCTGGGTCGAGCTATGCCAGCCTCTACAGATGTGGACGAAGTCAGAGTGCTGCTGCAACCCACATAAgtattgcctctatcatcgtgaccatggtcacgatactgaagattgcctgcagctccgagacgagatagAGAGGCTTATCAAGCAGGGGAGACTAAACCATTTCTTTCAGAGGGCAACACCTCAACATCGATCTCCAAGAGCTTAGCAACCACCTCTTTTGCCTTAGCAACCACGTCTTTTGCCTTAGCAACCGTTCTCTCTGCCTCAGCCACAGTTGGTACCAATGCAGTGAGGGAGATAGGAAGCAGGGGGACAGATGATAGTGGAACACCGATTGATCCGAGGAGAAATCCTTATGATAACTGAAGGGTCATCTAGATCAGTGGAGCCTCCAAAGGTGAAGAGGCTAAGGCTTGAAAATGAGGACGTGGATGCCATTGTTTTCATCGAACAGGATGCTGAAGGTATACTTGTCCCGCACAATGATGCGGTGGTTGTAATAGTAAATATTATTGATTTTAATGTACACCATGTGTTTATTGATAACAGAAGGTCggttgatattttatatttttctatctttatCCAAATGAGGTTCATCCCAGACCAGCTAACTAGATTTGACACCCCGATTCAGGATTTCTTTAAAAATTCAATGATTTTGGAAGGATGATTTGGCTCCCTCTTATCGTAGGCACTCTGCCACAGCGAATGATAATTCAAATCAACTTTTTGATGGTCAAACTTCACTCGACCTATAATACAATTCTTGACCGTCCGAGCTTATGGACCTTAAAAGCCATGGTGTTGAGCTATCATCTGATGGTGAAAATTTTCACCAAGAAAGGAGTGGAGCAGATCCGAGGTAATCAAGCCATGGTCTGTCAATCCTTTACTGCCAAGGTTCGAGCGAAGGGCTAGCCAACCCAAGCAGAGGTCCAGATTGAGCTTCTGATAGGGTTGGATGCTCATGATGATTTGATCAAAGAGCATACCCAGCCCACTGAAGACCTCTTGGATGTCCCTCTAAGGAAAGAGGATCCTGACCGAACGGTGAGGATTGGCTTGCACCTGGATGAGGTAATCAAGAGTCGAATGATTGCCCTTTTGTAGGAGAATGTGGATTTATTCATCAGGTCGGCCTCAGATATGTCCGGCATTGATCTGGTGGTGATATCCCATCACCTTAAGGTGAACCCAACTCATCGTCCGATGAAGCAAAAGAAGTGGAGTTTTATCTCAGAGCACCAGAGAGCTATAGATGAGGTGGACAAGCTTCTCAAAGTCGACTTTATCAGGAAGGTCATGTACTTGAATTGGCTGGCAAATATCATATTGATCAAGAAGGCAAACGGAAAGTGATGCATGTGCATCGACTTTGTCGACTTGAATAAAGCCTGTCCCAAAGACAGCTATCCACTTCCctagatcgaccaactggtggatgtcACTTTTGGGTATGAGctcctcagcttcatggatgccttcgtcgatTATAATCAAATCTGGATGACACCTGCAGACGAGGAGAAAATAGTCTTTCTTACTGACCGTGGATTTTTTtgttacagggtgatgccctttaGCTTAAAGAATGTAGGGGCTATCTATCAGTGGTtggtggataaaatttttaaaaaccagcTCAGCCGCAATTTGGAGATGTACATAGATAACATGCTTGTCAAGAGCTAAACTACCCCAAACCATGTTGCTGACCTTCAGGAGATCTTTGATACTCTCTGTCGGttcaagatgaagctgaatccagcGAAATATACCTTCAAAGTCactgtcaataaattttttgggTTTATGATCTCATGAAGAGGTATTGAAACAAATTTCAAGAAGATCAAAGCCATTTTTGAAATGACACCGTCAAGAACCATCGAAAAAGTATAGCATCTTATCGATAAGGTCACTTCGCTCGACCATTTTATTTCTAGGTCGATCAAGAGGTGCcttcctttctttcagactctcagaTAGTCAAAAGACTTTCAGTAGATTGTCGAATGTCAGAAGATATttgagaagttgaaacagtacctCAGCTCTCCATCATTGCTCTTGAAACCTTAGCCCGATGAGGAATTGTTATTGTATATCATCGTTTCTCTAGTAGCAATTAGCTCAGTGCTTGTTCGAAAAGAAGGATGGGTTCAGAAGCttatatactacaccagcaaaagCCTTCACGATGCGGAGACTAGATACTCTAAGCTCGAAAAGCTAATTTTTGCACTGATTGTCATGGTGAGGAAGCTACCATCTTATTTTCAGGCTCACACAATGATGCTGCTCAtagatcaaccgatcaaggctgTTCTCCACCACCTAGATACCTTAAGATGGATTGCAAAGTGGGTGCTAGAGCTCGTCGAGCTGGATGTGCAGTACCATCTTAAGCTTGCTATCAAGACCCAGGTGCTAGTGGATTTTATTCTTGAGTGTACCATCACGAATGGGGAAAGCTCAAAAGCTATGGAGGTCTCAAAAGGAGGTGAAAGCTCAAAAATCGAAGAAAGCTCAACAGTAGAAGAGACGGATACAAGATCTGCTCCGAACGAGCTGTGGATGTTGCATGCTGACGGTTCGTCAAATACAACAAGAGCAGGGGCTGAGCTCATTTGGGCCAGTCTTGAAGGAGATATCGCAAGGTACGTGCTATGCTTTGAGTTTCTGGCTACCAACAACGAAACAAAATATGAAACTCTGATCGTCAGTCTCAAAGTGACAGGAGAAGCAGGGGCCCAATATTTGAAGGTCTTCAGTGACTTCCAGCTGACGGTTGGGCAAATTAAGGGCGAATATGAGGTCCGAAAGAAAAACATAAAGAAATATCTTCAAAAGATAAAGAACTTAACCTCGATCTTCCTAAGCTTCGACATTTGATAGGTCTCCAGAGCAGACAACACCAGGACAGATGTGCTATCAAAGCTAGCAGTCTTGTTGTCCACTGATTTGGAGAACGAGATCTACTTTGAGGTGCTCAAAGCCTCGACCCTTGAGGAGCCTATCGTTGTCCAGTAAGTTGATGAAGAGCCCCGCTGGATTAATCTCCTACTCAAGTACCTTAGGTTAAGCGAGCTACCCACTAACTGCAAGGAGGTTTGGAAGATAAGAAAATAGGCCACCCACTATATCTTGTACAAAACCAAGCTATACAAGCGGTCGTTCTCCCTGCCTCTTTTGAAATATCTGCACCCATTCGAGATAGATTATGTACTACGGGAGGTCCATGAAGGAATCTATAGAAGCCACTTGGGGGGAAGGTCCCTCTCTTATAAAATTCTTTGGCAaagctactactggcccactatacAGCAGGATGCAGGTGCCTTCATCAGAAAATACAATCGATGCCAGTGAATCTTCAATATTCAGCATCAACCAGCAGCACTCCTAACTCCCATCAGCATCTTGTGGCTATTCGCTCAGTGGAGGATGGATATCTTTGATCCTTTTTTCCTCATGTCCGATCAGCGCAAGTTCCTACTGGTGGCCATCCACTATTTCACGAAGTGAGTTGAAGTCGAGCCCCTATCTCATATATCCAAGGTGAGAGTAAAGGATTTTGTTTAGAAATCAATCATCTACCATTATGATCTTCTCCGAATATTGATCACAGATAATGGCAGGTAGTTTAGTGATGCCCGACTTCATGAATTCTGCAAAGAATATGGAATAGAGCACCACTTTACCTCGATTGGCCACCTGCAGGCGAATGGAGAGGTGGAGGTGATCAATAGAACTCTCTTGCAAGGCTTGAAGGTCAGAATAGATCGAACTGGGGGTCCTAGGTAGACAAGCTTCATCATATGCTGTAGGCCTATCGAACCACTCAGAGGCTTCCAACGGACGAGACTCGTTTCAACCTCGCATTCAGGACTAAAGTAGTCATCCCTATGGAATTTGGGCTCTCCTCCCTTAGAGttgaagaatataataaagatactAACTCTGTATGGCTCTGAGCcaatctcaatttgattgaagaaAGCAGAGAACGTGCCATTGTCAGAATGGCTGTCTATCGTCAGAGGGTGATCAGGTACTACAACGTCTAggtcaaaatcaaaaaattttgagttgGTGATCTGGTATTGTAGCAAGCTAAAGTTTCACAGTCCACTGATTAGAAAAAGCTATCACTCAACTGGGAAGGTTCTTATCAGGTGGATGAGGTAGTACGTTCGGGGATCAATCGGCTCAGCAACTCGATGGGACTCCACTTCCTAGACCATGAAACTCGACCAACCTATGCATATATCATCAGTAatgttataatattatatcattataaattaatataaatgCTTAGATTCACTAATTCCTACTTGCTTAAGCATCATGAATGGCCTAAACTTCTTTTACTATAAAGAATTTCTCTGACCGGAGCTATATCTAACAGATGAGGGATAACCATAAGGATCCTCAATGATCGATGATCAGTCCTCAGTAACTAGGAgatggggctaacttacaagaccccaTTAGAGCCCAAGTCATGCGAGAAGCAGAGGGCGACCCCAAAGGACCTTCGATGGGCCAACTTATAAGACCCTCAATCTACAATCGTGAGAAATGCACATGCTGCCTATAGCCACATGCTGTTTTTTGTATAAAAATGAGAAGTGCATATGCTGCCTACGGGCATACGCTGCCTCTcacatgaagatgagaagtgcataTACTATCTACAAGTACATATTGTCTCTCGCATAAAAATGAGAAGTGCACATGTTGCTTACGGGTGCATGCTGCCTCTCATATAAAGACGAGAAATACACACGCTGCCTTTGGGCACATGCTATCTCTCGCGTGAAGATGAAAAGTGCACATGCTGCCTCTCGCATAAAAATGGGAAGTGCACACGCTGCCTGCAGGCATACATTGCCTCTCACGTGAAGATGAAAAGTGTACATACTGCCTACAAGCATACACTGCCTCTCGCATAAAAATGAAAAGTGCACATGATGCCTACGGACACACGCTACCTCTCACATGAAGATGAGAAATGTACACACTGCCTCTCATGTGAAGACGAGAGATGCACACGCTACCTACAGGCATACGCTACCTCTcacatgaagatgagaagt is a genomic window containing:
- the LOC140852827 gene encoding uncharacterized protein → MVRKLPSYFQAHTMMLLIDQPIKAVLHHLDTLRWIAKWVLELVELDVQYHLKLAIKTQVLVDFILECTITNGESSKAMEVSKGGESSKIEESSTVEETDTRSAPNELWMLHADGSSNTTRAGAELIWASLEGDIARYVLCFEFLATNNETKYETLIVSLKVTGEAGAQYLKVFSDFQLTVGQIKGEYEVSRADNTRTDVLSKLAVLLSTDLENEIYFEVLKASTLEEPIVVQ